One Campylobacter sputorum subsp. sputorum DNA segment encodes these proteins:
- a CDS encoding nucleotide exchange factor GrpE — protein MNEEKLERENTQNLDENLNFNDDENISFENLEKEDIKDEQVVENDELAELKAKFIRTVADFENIKKRMEKEKIVAVEFANEGFARDLLPVLDALEMAIKMDVSQNELAKNIKDGVEMTISLFMKNFEKYGITPIKTDSKFNPELHNAINIIEVEGKESGDIVEVYQKGYKYKDRILRPSMVVVVK, from the coding sequence ATGAATGAAGAAAAATTAGAACGAGAAAACACGCAAAATTTAGATGAAAATTTAAATTTTAATGATGATGAAAATATAAGTTTTGAAAATCTTGAAAAAGAAGATATTAAAGATGAGCAAGTAGTTGAAAATGATGAATTAGCCGAGTTAAAGGCTAAATTTATAAGAACTGTTGCAGACTTTGAAAATATTAAAAAAAGAATGGAAAAAGAAAAAATTGTAGCAGTTGAGTTTGCAAATGAAGGCTTTGCGAGGGATTTACTTCCTGTTTTAGATGCTCTTGAAATGGCTATAAAAATGGATGTATCTCAAAATGAACTTGCCAAGAACATAAAAGATGGAGTTGAAATGACAATATCTTTATTTATGAAAAACTTTGAAAAATATGGTATTACGCCTATAAAAACAGATAGTAAATTTAATCCAGAGCTTCATAATGCTATAAACATTATAGAAGTAGAAGGTAAAGAAAGTGGTGATATAGTAGAGGTTTATCAAAAAGGATATAAATACAAAGATAGGATTTTAAGACCATCTATGGTTGTAGTTGTAAAATAA
- a CDS encoding HrcA family transcriptional regulator has translation MKINKRDFILESIIKSYLSDNTPVGSNELCLKINESIPPSTIRVYFKKLSDEGAITQLHISGGRIPTVCAMNEYWKSILNLDESLVINDKHALSFLIKNFGIYCIIFENKKQILKDVVNYRDKFIILDFDGEELVLKFNIKIYKLLLNLVGIDLDELEKFCMQIGASELRKKINQLKTSKILFRDNEFMLFDIFKDDKFKFMLDCNILKYIKNSIYIIPNGNEGFMAIKRNVIFEDEKSTMICLGSVYNDYDKFFENLKDVA, from the coding sequence ATGAAAATAAATAAAAGAGATTTTATACTTGAATCCATTATAAAGTCGTATCTAAGCGACAATACTCCAGTTGGCTCAAATGAGTTGTGCTTAAAGATTAATGAAAGTATTCCGCCATCTACGATTAGAGTTTATTTTAAAAAACTTAGCGACGAGGGAGCTATAACACAACTTCATATTAGCGGAGGTAGAATCCCTACGGTTTGTGCTATGAATGAATATTGGAAAAGTATATTAAATTTAGATGAATCGCTTGTTATAAATGATAAGCATGCACTCAGTTTTTTGATTAAAAATTTTGGAATTTATTGCATAATTTTTGAAAATAAAAAACAAATTCTAAAAGATGTTGTTAATTATAGAGATAAATTTATTATACTTGATTTTGATGGCGAAGAACTGGTTTTAAAATTTAATATCAAAATATATAAACTTTTATTAAATTTAGTTGGCATTGATTTGGATGAATTAGAAAAATTCTGTATGCAAATAGGAGCTAGTGAGCTTAGAAAAAAAATAAATCAACTAAAAACATCTAAAATTTTATTTAGAGATAATGAATTTATGCTATTTGATATTTTTAAAGATGACAAGTTTAAATTTATGCTTGATTGCAATATTTTAAAATATATAAAAAACAGTATTTATATTATACCAAATGGAAATGAAGGTTTTATGGCAATTAAAAGAAATGTTATTTTTGAAGATGAAAAATCTACAATGATATGTTTAGGAAGTGTTTATAATGATTATGATAAATTTTTTGAAAACTTAAAGGATGTGGCATGA
- a CDS encoding 2-oxoacid:acceptor oxidoreductase family protein, which translates to MRRNLRFVGVGGQGVILAGEILSSAKIEDGGYGVKASTYTSQVRGGPTKVDILLDEEPILYPYANDGEIEFMLATAQVSYDAFKDGVKQGGIIVIEPNLVKPTDEDKERYKIYEIPIISIAKDEVGNVITQSVIALGLAVGFTNVMDKDVVREKMIASVPKKFQELNLKAYDLGLKYSKVL; encoded by the coding sequence TAATTCTTGCTGGAGAGATATTATCATCTGCTAAAATTGAAGATGGTGGATATGGAGTAAAAGCATCTACTTACACATCTCAGGTTAGGGGTGGTCCAACCAAAGTTGATATACTGCTTGATGAAGAGCCTATACTCTATCCTTATGCAAATGACGGAGAAATAGAATTTATGCTTGCTACTGCACAAGTTAGCTATGATGCTTTTAAAGATGGTGTCAAACAAGGCGGCATAATAGTAATAGAGCCAAATTTAGTAAAACCAACAGATGAAGACAAAGAAAGATATAAAATTTATGAGATACCTATCATTTCTATAGCTAAAGATGAAGTTGGTAATGTTATAACTCAAAGTGTAATTGCTTTAGGTCTGGCAGTTGGCTTTACAAATGTTATGGATAAAGATGTTGTTAGAGAAAAGATGATAGCAAGTGTTCCTAAAAAATTCCAAGAACTAAATTTAAAAGCGTATGATTTGGGATTAAAATACTCCAAAGTATTATAA